One Campylobacter sputorum subsp. sputorum DNA segment encodes these proteins:
- a CDS encoding mannose-1-phosphate guanylyltransferase/mannose-6-phosphate isomerase has protein sequence MTNLVLAGGNGTRLWPISRFLLPKQFIKFFDNKSLFQLLLDRNFEIFDNSIVVLNAEQYFLAVDQVQEIKTNISKFIVEPIGKNSAAAIAISCFSLPSDEIVLVTPSDHLIRNKQEYKNTILKAIPLARNNFLVTFGIKPTYPETGFGYIEIENQNDVKMFHEKPKYEIAQQYIKSDNFFWNSGMFMFKAGVFLNELKQYSQDIYNTSLVAYNRSKKENNTIRINLEDMNKIPSNSIDYALMEKSNIIKLVYNNNLDWSDVGSFEALHDKLPKDEDDNTKNDNLISINSKNNFVYCDKNISLIDIENLIIVDTKDVLLISKKGNSQKIKDLVSKLKKNNTELTDTHVTTHRPWGSYTILEAGYNYKVKNIIVKPKKRLSLQKHFHRNEHWIILSGVASVTIGNCTKNIYPNESIYINKNTEHRISNNTDEPIVLIEIQTGNHISEDDIVRIEDDFNRV, from the coding sequence ATGACAAATTTGGTATTAGCAGGAGGTAATGGCACTAGATTGTGGCCGATAAGTAGATTTTTATTACCAAAACAATTTATAAAATTTTTTGATAATAAATCTTTATTTCAGCTACTATTAGATAGAAATTTTGAAATTTTCGATAATAGTATAGTTGTATTAAATGCAGAACAATATTTTTTAGCGGTTGATCAGGTTCAAGAAATTAAAACAAATATATCTAAATTTATTGTTGAACCAATAGGTAAAAATAGTGCTGCAGCTATAGCTATATCTTGTTTTTCTTTACCTAGTGACGAAATAGTTTTAGTAACGCCATCGGATCATCTTATAAGAAATAAACAAGAATACAAGAATACAATACTAAAAGCAATACCTTTGGCAAGAAATAATTTTTTGGTTACATTTGGTATAAAGCCAACATATCCAGAAACTGGTTTTGGATATATAGAGATAGAAAATCAAAATGATGTTAAAATGTTTCATGAAAAACCAAAATACGAGATAGCACAACAATACATAAAATCCGATAATTTTTTTTGGAACAGTGGTATGTTTATGTTTAAAGCAGGTGTATTTTTAAATGAATTAAAACAATATTCGCAAGATATTTATAATACATCTCTTGTGGCTTATAATAGATCAAAAAAAGAAAATAATACAATAAGAATAAATTTAGAAGATATGAATAAAATTCCTTCAAATAGCATAGATTATGCCTTAATGGAAAAGAGTAATATAATAAAACTAGTTTATAATAATAATTTAGATTGGTCTGATGTTGGAAGTTTTGAAGCATTGCACGATAAATTGCCAAAAGATGAAGATGATAATACAAAAAATGATAATTTGATATCAATTAATAGTAAAAATAATTTTGTATATTGTGATAAAAATATATCTTTAATAGATATAGAAAATTTAATAATAGTAGATACAAAAGATGTTTTACTTATATCAAAAAAAGGCAATTCTCAAAAGATAAAAGACTTAGTTTCTAAACTTAAAAAAAATAATACGGAATTAACAGATACTCATGTAACAACGCATAGACCATGGGGATCTTATACTATATTGGAAGCTGGATATAACTATAAAGTTAAAAATATAATTGTAAAACCTAAAAAAAGATTATCTTTGCAAAAACATTTTCATAGAAATGAGCACTGGATAATATTATCGGGAGTAGCATCTGTGACTATAGGAAATTGTACTAAAAATATATATCCAAATGAATCTATATACATAAATAAAAATACTGAGCATAGAATATCTAATAACACAGACGAACCTATTGTTTTAATAGAAATTCAAACTGGAAATCATATAAGCGAAGATGATATTGTAAGAATAGAAGATGATTTCAATAGGGTTTGA
- a CDS encoding helix-turn-helix domain-containing protein, with the protein MFLSLNEHKLLWLFIHNIDKIVSYDMINEYVYFGKDTQKSSIHNAITRLKKSLGDIDIINIPSIGYTLKKYKE; encoded by the coding sequence GTGTTTTTGAGCTTAAATGAACACAAACTTTTATGGCTATTTATACATAATATAGATAAAATAGTAAGCTATGATATGATTAACGAATATGTGTATTTTGGAAAAGACACTCAAAAATCCTCAATACATAACGCGATAACAAGACTCAAAAAAAGTCTTGGAGATATAGATATCATAAATATTCCATCTATCGGATATACATTAAAAAAATATAAAGAGTAA